From one Candidatus Cetobacterium colombiensis genomic stretch:
- a CDS encoding dihydroorotate dehydrogenase, which yields MNRLKTNFLGKEFKNPMVTSSGCFGFGLEYKDYFDPNVLGGIVVKGITMEPRDGNYGTRIAETPGGMLNCVGLENPGIDYFENVIVKNIKDSGIESPIIVNINGKVIEEYVEIAKRVEKIPEVDMIELNISCPNVKDGGMAFGAKPEVAGAVTKAVREVTTKPLIVKLSPNVTDISHIAKVVEENGADAVSLINTLLGMAIDIKKKKPVLGNTFGGFSGPAVKPVALRMVYQVYKSVNIPIVGMGGISSTEDAIEFMMAGATMVSLGTGLFSNPVLPVEIKEGLEKFCEENNLENIQDIVGVAHN from the coding sequence ATGAATAGATTAAAAACTAATTTTTTAGGAAAAGAGTTTAAAAATCCAATGGTAACATCATCAGGGTGTTTTGGTTTTGGTTTAGAGTATAAGGATTATTTTGATCCAAATGTATTGGGTGGAATTGTAGTTAAAGGAATAACAATGGAACCAAGAGATGGAAACTATGGAACTAGAATAGCAGAAACTCCAGGTGGAATGTTAAATTGTGTAGGACTAGAGAATCCAGGAATTGATTATTTTGAAAATGTAATTGTAAAGAACATAAAAGATTCTGGAATAGAATCACCTATAATAGTAAATATCAATGGTAAAGTAATAGAAGAATATGTTGAAATAGCTAAAAGAGTTGAAAAGATACCTGAAGTAGATATGATTGAATTAAATATTTCTTGTCCAAATGTAAAAGATGGAGGGATGGCATTTGGAGCTAAACCAGAAGTAGCTGGAGCAGTAACAAAAGCTGTTAGAGAAGTAACAACAAAACCTTTAATTGTAAAATTATCTCCAAATGTAACAGATATATCTCATATAGCAAAAGTAGTAGAAGAAAATGGTGCAGATGCAGTTTCATTAATAAATACTTTATTAGGAATGGCAATAGATATAAAAAAGAAAAAACCTGTATTAGGAAATACTTTTGGAGGATTCTCAGGTCCAGCTGTAAAACCAGTTGCATTAAGAATGGTTTATCAAGTTTATAAAAGTGTAAATATCCCAATTGTTGGAATGGGTGGAATTTCATCAACTGAAGATGCTATAGAGTTTATGATGGCTGGAGCAACGATGGTTTCTTTAGGAACAGGATTATTCTCAAATCCAGTTTTACCTGTAGAAATAAAAGAAGGACTGGAAAAATTTTGTGAGGAAAATAATTTAGAAAATATACAAGATATAGTAGGAGTAGCACATAATTAA
- the pyrF gene encoding orotidine-5'-phosphate decarboxylase — protein MNIKDRLIIALDYSNMEDAKNIVEILGDTVSFYKVGLELFLNSKGEMVDYLTKNGKKVFLDLKFHDIPNTTTMASLFAAKQNVFMFNVHASGGRAMMESVAKRVKEVNPEILSIAVTILTSFSEDAVKETFRSELSLKELALNLAKLTKEAKMDGIVCSPWEAKAIKELCGQDFKTVCPGVRPKWSVADDQERIMTPKDAIINGCDYLVVGRPITKNENPVEAAKKVLAEIEEGVKEGNLCC, from the coding sequence ATGAACATAAAGGATAGATTAATAATAGCACTGGATTATTCAAATATGGAGGATGCTAAGAATATAGTTGAAATTTTAGGAGATACAGTTTCTTTTTATAAGGTTGGTTTAGAATTATTTTTAAACTCAAAAGGTGAAATGGTAGATTATCTTACTAAAAATGGAAAAAAAGTATTCTTAGATCTAAAGTTTCATGATATTCCAAATACAACAACAATGGCTTCATTATTTGCAGCTAAACAAAATGTTTTTATGTTCAATGTACATGCTAGTGGTGGAAGAGCAATGATGGAATCTGTAGCTAAAAGAGTTAAAGAAGTAAATCCAGAGATATTATCAATTGCGGTAACAATTTTAACAAGTTTTTCAGAAGATGCTGTAAAAGAAACTTTTAGAAGTGAACTTTCATTAAAAGAATTAGCATTAAATCTAGCTAAATTAACTAAAGAAGCTAAAATGGATGGAATTGTATGTTCTCCTTGGGAAGCAAAAGCTATAAAAGAATTATGTGGACAAGACTTTAAAACTGTTTGTCCTGGAGTTAGACCTAAATGGTCTGTTGCAGACGATCAAGAAAGAATAATGACACCAAAAGATGCCATAATAAATGGATGTGACTATTTAGTTGTAGGAAGACCAATTACTAAAAATGAAAATCCAGTAGAGGCAGCTAAAAAAGTATTAGCTGAAATAGAAGAGGGAGTAAAAGAGGGAAATCTATGTTGCTAA
- a CDS encoding dihydroorotase, which translates to MLLKNCKILYQDKEDIKDILIEEGKITKIYNCSEIEELDIDEIIDVDGNWVLPGIIDVHTHMRDPGLSYKEDFETGSKACAKGGVTTFIDMPNTVPNTTTKEILDAKESNSKNRSYVDYGFHFGGSKLDNSKEIKSVKSRVASTKIFLNMSTGDMLVEEENILENLFKESKIISVHAEEEMVDKAIDLARKFRKPLYLCHLSKKSEVEKLRAAKKEGLKIYGEVAPHHLFLDSTMANSLLLMKPELKSKEDCEALWLGLQDGTIDTIGTDHAPHTLEEKNAKTTYGIPGVENSLEMMLKELDKKIDMKTLQKVMSENPAKIFGLEGKGKIEVGCDADLVVLDLSAKEVIENKNVISKCGWTPYSGIVGGGKVLLTLVRGHLVYDGKNFIEKIGEGVKYKNV; encoded by the coding sequence ATGTTGCTAAAAAATTGTAAAATTTTATATCAAGATAAAGAGGATATAAAAGATATCTTAATAGAAGAGGGGAAAATAACTAAGATATACAATTGCTCAGAGATAGAGGAATTAGATATAGATGAAATAATAGATGTGGATGGAAATTGGGTTCTACCAGGAATAATAGATGTACATACACATATGAGAGATCCAGGGTTGTCATATAAAGAGGATTTTGAAACAGGAAGTAAAGCATGTGCTAAAGGTGGAGTAACAACATTTATAGATATGCCAAATACAGTTCCAAATACAACAACAAAAGAGATTTTAGATGCTAAAGAGAGCAATTCTAAAAATAGAAGTTATGTGGATTATGGATTTCACTTTGGGGGAAGTAAACTAGATAATAGTAAAGAGATAAAAAGTGTTAAAAGTAGAGTGGCTTCAACTAAAATATTCCTAAATATGTCAACAGGAGATATGCTAGTTGAAGAAGAAAATATTTTAGAAAATCTTTTTAAAGAATCAAAAATAATATCAGTCCATGCTGAAGAGGAAATGGTTGATAAGGCAATAGATTTAGCTAGAAAATTTAGAAAACCTCTTTACTTATGTCATTTGTCAAAAAAGAGTGAAGTTGAAAAACTAAGGGCTGCAAAAAAAGAGGGATTAAAAATATATGGAGAAGTAGCACCACATCATCTATTTTTAGATTCAACAATGGCAAATTCATTATTACTTATGAAACCAGAATTAAAGAGTAAAGAAGATTGTGAAGCACTGTGGTTAGGGTTACAAGATGGAACTATCGATACAATTGGAACAGACCATGCTCCACATACATTAGAGGAGAAAAATGCAAAGACAACATATGGAATTCCTGGAGTGGAAAACTCTTTAGAGATGATGTTAAAAGAATTAGATAAAAAAATAGATATGAAGACATTACAAAAAGTAATGTCGGAAAATCCAGCAAAAATATTTGGACTAGAGGGGAAAGGAAAAATAGAAGTTGGGTGTGACGCTGATTTAGTAGTATTAGATTTATCTGCTAAAGAAGTTATAGAAAATAAAAATGTGATTTCAAAATGTGGTTGGACACCTTATAGTGGAATAGTAGGAGGGGGAAAAGTCCTACTAACATTGGTAAGAGGGCACCTAGTTTATGATGGTAAAAACTTTATAGAAAAAATTGGAGAAGGAGTGAAATATAAAAATGTCTAG
- the pyrE gene encoding orotate phosphoribosyltransferase, translated as MSREKNIAKSLLGTEAVRLSVKDPFTFVSGIKSPIYCDNRKMIGFPKERQVVVDAFIEVLKEKEFDIVAGTATAGIPWAAFIAQEMNVPMAYIRGEKKAHGAGRQIEGAEFEGKKVIIIEDLISTGGSSIKAVAAAREAGAIDVEVLAIFSYEFEKAYKNFEHDHIPWTTLSNFAALINVAREENYLDSEEAEIALKWNKTPDTWGR; from the coding sequence ATGTCTAGAGAGAAAAATATAGCAAAATCATTATTAGGAACAGAGGCAGTTAGATTAAGTGTAAAGGATCCATTTACTTTTGTATCTGGAATAAAAAGTCCAATTTATTGTGATAATAGAAAGATGATAGGATTTCCAAAAGAAAGACAAGTAGTAGTAGACGCATTTATAGAAGTTTTAAAAGAGAAAGAATTTGATATTGTTGCAGGAACAGCTACAGCTGGAATTCCTTGGGCTGCATTTATAGCTCAAGAGATGAATGTACCAATGGCTTATATAAGAGGAGAAAAAAAAGCTCACGGTGCTGGAAGACAAATTGAAGGTGCAGAGTTTGAAGGTAAAAAAGTTATTATAATAGAGGATTTAATTTCTACAGGAGGAAGTTCTATAAAAGCTGTAGCCGCTGCAAGAGAAGCAGGAGCTATTGATGTAGAAGTATTAGCAATATTCTCATATGAATTTGAGAAAGCATATAAAAACTTTGAGCATGACCATATTCCATGGACAACATTATCTAACTTTGCAGCTTTAATTAATGTAGCAAGAGAAGAAAATTACTTAGATTCAGAAGAAGCTGAAATAGCTTTAAAATGGAATAAAACTCCAGATACTTGGGGAAGATAA
- a CDS encoding pyridoxal phosphate-dependent aminotransferase, producing MKLSKRALEMNFSPIRKLIPLADAAEAKGIKVYKLNIGQPNVVTPDSFFEGLHNYKEKIVKYSHSQGIPQLLESFAKSYQKMGIDINEEDLLITQGGSEAIMFVLMAICNEGDNILIPEPFYSNYTSFCQFAGAEVVPIQTTIETSFHLPTKQKIESLITEKTRAIMLSNPVNPTGTVYTKEEIEMIAEIAKERDIYIIADEVYRQFVYDDIPYTSFMQLEDVKDRVILVDSISKHYSACGARIGLIASKNKELMNCIMKFSQARLCVSTIEQHAASNLINTMDNYLEDVRIKYQNRRDLLFSYLNRIPGVVCYKPHGAFYAFAKLPIDNAEKFAKWLLTDYSYENQTLLLAPGPGFYQTEGKGENEVRFSFCTSVDDIENSMIILRRALEEYNKK from the coding sequence ATGAAATTATCAAAAAGAGCATTAGAAATGAATTTTTCACCAATAAGAAAGTTGATTCCTCTGGCCGATGCAGCAGAAGCAAAAGGAATAAAAGTTTATAAATTAAATATAGGACAACCAAATGTTGTAACACCAGATTCATTTTTTGAAGGATTACATAACTATAAAGAAAAAATAGTAAAGTACTCTCATTCACAAGGAATTCCACAATTATTAGAAAGCTTTGCAAAAAGTTATCAAAAAATGGGAATTGATATAAATGAAGAAGATTTACTAATAACTCAAGGTGGTAGTGAGGCGATAATGTTTGTCTTAATGGCTATATGTAATGAAGGAGACAATATATTAATACCTGAACCTTTTTATTCGAATTATACAAGCTTTTGTCAATTTGCAGGGGCAGAGGTAGTACCAATTCAAACAACAATAGAGACTAGTTTCCATCTACCAACAAAACAGAAAATTGAGTCTTTAATAACAGAGAAAACAAGAGCAATAATGTTATCAAATCCAGTTAATCCAACAGGGACAGTTTATACAAAAGAAGAGATTGAGATGATTGCTGAAATAGCAAAAGAAAGAGACATATATATAATAGCAGATGAAGTATATAGACAATTTGTGTATGATGATATACCGTATACATCATTTATGCAATTAGAAGATGTAAAGGATAGAGTAATTTTAGTAGATAGTATTTCAAAGCACTATAGTGCTTGTGGAGCAAGAATTGGATTAATAGCTAGTAAAAACAAGGAACTAATGAATTGTATAATGAAGTTTAGTCAAGCTAGATTATGTGTTTCAACAATTGAACAACATGCAGCATCCAACTTAATAAATACTATGGATAACTATTTAGAAGATGTGAGAATAAAATATCAAAATAGAAGAGATTTATTATTTTCATATTTAAATAGAATTCCGGGAGTTGTTTGTTATAAACCACACGGAGCGTTCTATGCTTTTGCAAAATTACCTATAGATAATGCAGAAAAATTTGCAAAATGGTTATTAACTGATTATTCATATGAAAACCAAACTCTTTTATTAGCTCCAGGACCAGGGTTTTATCAAACTGAAGGAAAAGGAGAAAATGAGGTTAGATTCTCTTTCTGTACAAGTGTAGATGATATTGAAAATTCTATGATTATATTAAGAAGAGCATTAGAGGAATATAATAAAAAATAA